One genomic region from Anaeromusa acidaminophila DSM 3853 encodes:
- a CDS encoding secondary thiamine-phosphate synthase enzyme YjbQ — MYQYSLDTPQEGFVDITGQVQKAVRESGVSEGTAMIFVPHTTAAVTVNENADPDVLHDLRLALAALVPKLPYRHGEGNSPAHLKSSLFGCSQLVPIFNGKLALGTWQGIYFCEFDGPRRRNFQVVVQGS; from the coding sequence ATGTATCAATACAGTCTGGATACGCCCCAAGAAGGCTTTGTGGATATTACCGGGCAGGTGCAAAAAGCAGTGCGTGAAAGCGGCGTAAGCGAAGGAACGGCGATGATCTTTGTGCCTCATACGACGGCGGCGGTAACCGTTAATGAAAACGCTGATCCTGATGTACTGCACGATCTGCGCTTGGCGCTAGCGGCATTGGTCCCCAAGCTGCCCTATCGTCACGGCGAAGGGAATTCTCCGGCGCATCTGAAAAGCAGTCTTTTTGGCTGCAGCCAGCTAGTGCCTATTTTTAACGGCAAGTTGGCGCTAGGTACTTGGCAGGGGATCTACTTTTGCGAATTTGACGGACCGCGGCGGCGCAACTTCCAGGTCGTCGTACAAGGGAGCTAA
- a CDS encoding DUF503 domain-containing protein, producing the protein MYVAVCSLELFIPQAASRKDRRQAVKSLVERIRARTGASVAEVDGQETWQRATLGVAMVSGEKAFLDKQVQQVRRLAEDQLEAELAWFSVEYY; encoded by the coding sequence ATGTATGTGGCTGTATGCAGTTTGGAATTGTTCATTCCTCAAGCCGCTTCCCGCAAAGATCGTCGCCAGGCGGTAAAAAGCTTGGTGGAACGAATCCGGGCGCGCACAGGCGCTTCCGTGGCCGAAGTAGACGGCCAAGAAACCTGGCAGCGGGCAACCTTGGGCGTGGCTATGGTTAGCGGCGAAAAGGCATTTTTGGATAAGCAGGTTCAGCAGGTGCGCCGTTTGGCGGAAGATCAGCTTGAAGCGGAATTAGCTTGGTTTAGCGTAGAGTATTATTGA
- a CDS encoding flavodoxin family protein, with product MYVLAINGSPRKNWNTATLLNNALEGAAAQGAQTELIHLYDLNFKGCISCFACKRKDGKSYGKCAYQDDLSSVLEKIEKADALILGSPIYFGNVSGEVRSFMERTLFQYLVYDKDYSSLAAKKKKVSFIYTMNVTEERAAEWGYSKTLGTMEKYFARIFGATESLYVYDTYQFPDYANYVSTAWDETAKAKQRDEVFPGDCKKAFALGKRAFETKE from the coding sequence ATGTACGTACTGGCGATCAATGGTAGTCCGCGGAAAAATTGGAATACCGCCACCTTGCTCAACAACGCCTTAGAAGGAGCCGCTGCGCAGGGGGCGCAAACCGAGCTCATCCATTTATACGACCTCAACTTCAAAGGCTGTATAAGCTGTTTCGCCTGCAAGCGAAAAGACGGTAAGAGCTATGGCAAATGCGCTTATCAAGATGATTTAAGTTCCGTTTTAGAAAAAATCGAAAAGGCGGACGCTCTCATCCTTGGCTCGCCTATTTATTTTGGCAATGTCTCTGGCGAAGTACGCTCCTTCATGGAACGCACTCTTTTCCAGTATCTAGTATATGACAAAGACTATTCTTCCCTAGCGGCTAAGAAGAAAAAAGTCAGTTTTATTTACACGATGAACGTAACAGAAGAACGAGCCGCCGAATGGGGCTATTCGAAAACCTTAGGAACCATGGAAAAATACTTTGCCAGAATCTTCGGCGCTACAGAATCGCTTTATGTCTATGATACGTACCAGTTTCCCGACTATGCTAATTATGTCTCTACGGCCTGGGACGAAACTGCAAAAGCCAAACAGCGCGACGAGGTTTTTCCGGGAGACTGCAAAAAAGCCTTTGCCCTAGGCAAACGAGCCTTTGAAACCAAGGAATAA
- a CDS encoding winged helix-turn-helix transcriptional regulator: MKNQQDYDVKLPASNIYETKCPIIYALDLIGQKWKLPILWYLFQKDVTRYNELKRSVKGITNMMLTKSLQELEGHGLVKRVQYATIPPKVEYSLTERGRALIPALDALYAWGQEQLELNRQDAGFNEPENRSAWGR, encoded by the coding sequence ATGAAGAATCAGCAAGACTATGATGTGAAGCTTCCAGCCTCGAACATCTATGAAACAAAGTGTCCGATTATCTATGCGCTGGACTTAATCGGGCAGAAATGGAAGCTGCCCATTCTTTGGTATTTGTTTCAAAAGGATGTTACAAGATACAATGAGCTGAAGCGCAGTGTTAAAGGAATTACAAACATGATGCTTACCAAATCCTTGCAAGAATTGGAAGGTCATGGTCTGGTAAAGCGAGTTCAGTATGCGACCATTCCTCCGAAGGTGGAATATTCCTTAACTGAGCGGGGGCGGGCTTTGATCCCCGCGTTGGACGCCCTATACGCTTGGGGCCAAGAGCAGCTTGAACTGAACAGGCAAGATGCGGGTTTTAACGAACCAGAGAACCGGAGTGCCTGGGGGAGATGA